In Pomacea canaliculata isolate SZHN2017 linkage group LG12, ASM307304v1, whole genome shotgun sequence, a single genomic region encodes these proteins:
- the LOC112576997 gene encoding 2'-5'-oligoadenylate synthase 1-like, protein MDEIFPDMRPGQSLDDYIEKSLRPTPQEFSRFHTAVDLFVRFLQKTFSDSTYSVAKVLKSGSLAKGTALRDSSDIDLVVFINGLTDIDDLMVAREALKRRMIAAAETYPSSLKTKKSTKFAAKFAFNNIELDVLPAFDALRSYSGKRRNIYSAISQHLLSSKKIGQEFSASLAPLQVAFIKTLRCSVKDYIRLMKQWKKVNDLTIPSYCLELLTVKVWRDMGGSKKRQRPASTFKYF, encoded by the exons ATGGATGAAATATTCCCAGATATGCGACCTGGACAGTCTCTCGATGATTACATTGAGAAAAGTTTGAGACCTACACCACAAGAATTCAGCCG gTTTCATACAGCAGTTGACTTATTTGTCCGATTTCTACAAAAAACGTTTTCCGACTCGACATACTCTGTTGCAAAAGTATTGAAG AGTGGCTCACTGGCCAAAGGAACAGCGCTCCGCGATAGCTCAGACATTGATCTCGTCGTCTTCATCAACGGCTTGACAGACATCGATGACCTCATGGTCGCGAGAGAGGCTCTCAAAAGACGAATGATCGCAGCGGCGGAGACATATCCAAGCTCCCTGAAAACCAAGAAGTCGACTAAATTTGCTGCGAAGTTTGCTTTTAATAACATCGAACTTGATGTCCTCCCTGCCTTTGATGCTCTCAGGTCAT ATTCTGGAAAGCGCAGGAACATTTATAGTGCAATATCTCAACACCTACTCTCAAGTAAAAAGATTGGACAGGAGTTTTCTGCTTCACTGGCTCCCCTACAG gtGGCGTTCATCAAGACTCTCAGGTGCTCAGTAAAGGATTACATTCGTCTCATGAAACAGTGGAAAAAG GTGAACGATCTCACCATCCCGTCCTACTGTCTGGAGCTGTTGACGGTGAAAGTATGGAGGGACATGGGTGGATCCAAAAAGCGACAGAGACCTGCATccactttcaaatatttttaa
- the LOC112576994 gene encoding 2'-5'-oligoadenylate synthase 1A-like yields MVRDATGDNLRLQQETPVTVIKTLRWSFDTCSRERRLLTSLHLRTSDYLFSLQLQVKMPTVFNQQRAGESLDEFSERCVSTTESERRRLLEEVDRFVRYLHDQPFSYPYSVKEVIKSGSLGKGTAVRNLADIDLVVFVNGLSSIDELQRARPQLLAGLREKVRQSARIQPASSSSFSLTYNWNDIEVDILPAVDVLSLYGSKSKVYEVMGRCGSTGHAAQQFSASLAPLQRDFVKDVPEHVKKVIRLVKLWKKENHLDIRSYSLELLTIYVWQAAGRGNPGTDYLFREVMRQLSTCGTLRVAFDANYNSSTYTRSMSQPYILDPANPYMNTLHGTSIGNTSESAKRVLRCL; encoded by the exons ATGGTGCGAGACGCGACAGGTGACAACCTCCGACTACAACAG GAAACACCTGTAACTGTCATAAAAACGCTCAGGTGGTCGTTTGACACTTGCAGTAGAGAGCGCAGGCTGCTGACATCATTGCACCTCAGGACTAGTGATTACCTGTTCAGTCTCCAG TTGCAGGTGAAAATGCCGACAGTTTTTAACCAACAGAGAGCAGGTGAAAGTCTGGACGAATTTTCAGAAAGATGTGTTTCAACAACAGAATCGGAGAGGAGGAG attGTTGGAAGAAGTCGACAGATTTGTCAGATATCTTCATGATCAGCCTTTCTCATATCCATACTCTGTCAAAGAGGTGATCAAG AGTGGCTCACTGGGCAAGGGCACTGCAGTGCGAAATCTGGCTGACATCGACCTTGTCGTCTTCGTCAACGGCCTGAGCAGCATCGACGAGTTGCAGAGAGCGAGGCCCCAGCTACTGGCTGGTCTGAGGGAGAAAGTCAGACAGTCAGCCAGGATCCAGCCAGCATCCAGCAGCAGCTTTTCCTTGACCTACAACTGGAACGACATCGAAGTGGACATCCTCCCAGCTGTTGATGTCTTGTCAC TGTACGGGTCAAAGAGCAAGGTCTATGAGGTCATGGGACGGTGCGGCTCCACAGGACATGCAGCTCAGCAGTTCTCAGCTTCTCTGGCACCTCTACAG CGGGACTTCGTGAAGGATGTCCCGGAGCATGTCAAGAAGGTGATTCGCCTCGTGAAGTTGTGGAAGAAG GAAAACCATCTGGACATCCGGTCCTACAGTCTGGAGCTACTAACCATCTATGTCTGGCAAGCAGCTGGTAGGGGAAACCCGGGCACTGACTACCTCTTTCGAGAGGTGATGAGGCAGCTGTCTACCTGTGGTACCCTCCGTGTGGCCTTTGATGCTAACTACAACAGCTCCACCTACACCAG aaGCATGTCACAGCCTTACATTCTGGACCCAGCTAACCCCTACATGAACACACTCCACGGAACGTCCATTGGCAACACCTCGGAAAGTGCCAAGAGAGTCCTGAGATGCCTCTAA